The bacterium genome window below encodes:
- the metG gene encoding methionine--tRNA ligase subunit beta, with protein sequence METIKFDDFKKIDLRVGKILEVEEIEGADKLYLLTVDIGDETRKLVAGIKKWYKREELVGKTIVVAVNLEPKVIRGIESKGMLLATLFDTQLSVLTTDKDDVPAGSKIT encoded by the coding sequence ATGGAAACAATAAAATTTGATGATTTTAAAAAAATTGATTTAAGGGTAGGAAAAATTTTAGAAGTTGAAGAAATAGAAGGAGCAGACAAACTTTATCTTTTAACTGTTGATATTGGGGATGAAACAAGAAAATTAGTTGCAGGAATAAAAAAGTGGTACAAGAGAGAAGAACTGGTTGGAAAAACAATAGTTGTTGCTGTTAATTTAGAACCAAAAGTTATAAGAGGGATTGAGAGTAAAGGTATGCTTCTTGCAACATTATTTGATACTCAACTTTCTGTTTTGACAACTGATAAAGATGATGTCCCTGCTGGCAGTAAAATTACTTAA
- a CDS encoding NAD(P)H-hydrate dehydratase gives MKVIPSVLKERKKDTHKGNFGHLFIIGGSTGLTGAVCLSSISALRSGCGLVTIGIPSCLNKIIEVKLTEVMSLPLPNDNGFISEKGIDVAYKFIKEKSDGVVIGPGISLNSGTKKFVMGLLPLIDKKLLIDADALKIISENLSIFEKLKVKPVITPHPGEMKFLTGKEIDEIQRNREKIALKFAKENNVVVVLKGYRTIVSDGKEIYVNLTGNPGMATGGSGDVLSGIIGSFLVQGMDEFESAKFGVFVHGLAGDFACKEKGEISLIPSDIVEKLPYTFKYLKEK, from the coding sequence ATGAAAGTTATCCCTTCAGTCCTTAAAGAAAGAAAAAAAGATACTCATAAAGGAAATTTTGGACATCTTTTTATAATTGGAGGTAGTACTGGCTTAACAGGAGCAGTTTGCCTTTCCTCTATTTCTGCTTTAAGGAGTGGGTGTGGACTTGTAACTATTGGTATTCCTTCCTGTTTAAATAAAATAATTGAGGTAAAACTTACAGAAGTTATGAGTTTACCTTTACCTAATGATAATGGTTTTATTTCAGAAAAAGGTATTGATGTTGCATATAAATTCATAAAAGAAAAAAGTGATGGTGTTGTTATAGGTCCCGGGATTTCTTTAAATAGTGGAACAAAAAAGTTTGTTATGGGATTATTACCATTAATTGATAAAAAACTTCTTATTGATGCAGATGCTTTAAAAATTATTTCAGAAAATTTAAGTATTTTTGAAAAATTAAAAGTAAAACCAGTTATTACACCCCATCCCGGGGAGATGAAATTTTTAACTGGCAAAGAAATTGATGAAATACAAAGAAATAGAGAAAAAATTGCCTTGAAATTTGCAAAGGAAAATAATGTAGTTGTTGTTTTAAAGGGGTATAGAACTATTGTAAGTGATGGAAAAGAAATATATGTGAATTTAACAGGAAATCCAGGAATGGCAACAGGTGGAAGTGGAGATGTTCTTTCAGGTATTATTGGCAGTTTTCTTGTTCAGGGAATGGATGAGTTTGAAAGTGCAAAATTTGGGGTTTTTGTTCATGGACTTGCCGGAGATTTTGCCTGTAAGGAAAAAGGTGAAATTTCATTAATACCTTCTGATATAGTTGAAAAATTACCTTATACCTTCAAATACTTAAAAGAAAAATGA